The following proteins are co-located in the Rhea pennata isolate bPtePen1 chromosome 2, bPtePen1.pri, whole genome shotgun sequence genome:
- the SOSTDC1 gene encoding sclerostin domain-containing protein 1, which translates to MLLPAIHFYGFLLACIFTESYLAFKNDATEILYSHVAKPAPASPSSNSTLNQARNGGRHYASTGADRNNRVQVGCRELRSTKYISDGQCTSISPLKELVCAGECLPLPLLPNWIGGGYGTKYWSRRSSQEWRCVNDKTRTQRIQLQCQDGSIRTYKITVVTACKCKRYTRQHNESSHNFEGTSQAKPIQHHKERKRASKSSKHSTS; encoded by the exons ATGCTTCTCCCTGCCATTCACTTCTACGGCTTTCTCCTAGCTTGCATCTTCACGGAAAGCTACTTGGCTTTCAAGAACGATGCCACAGAGATACTTTATTCACACGTTGCTAAACCTGCTCCAGCGAGCCCAAGCAGCAATAGCACGTTGAATCAAGCCAGGAATGGAGGCAGGCACTACGCCAGCACTGGAGCCGACCGTAACA ATCGTGTTCAAGTTGGCTGTCGGGAACTGCGGTCCACCAAGTACATTTCAGATGGCCAGTGCACCAGCATCAGTCCTCTGAAAGAGCTGGTGTGCGCAGGCGAATGCCTCCCTTTGCCGCTGCTCCCCAACTGGATTGGCGGAGGTTATGGAACCAAGTACTGGAGCAGGCGGAGCTCGCAGGAGTGGAGATGCGTCAATGACAAAACTCGCACCCAGAGGATCCAGCTTCAGTGCCAGGATGGAAGTATAAGAACCTACAAAATAACTGTGGTCACGGCCTGCAAGTGCAAGCGATACACCAGGCAGCACAACGAGTCCAGCCACAACTTTGAGGGAACCTCTCAAGCAAAGCCTATCCAGCatcacaaagagagaaaaagagccaGTAAATCCAGCAAACACAGTACAAGTTAG